A genomic segment from Gavia stellata isolate bGavSte3 chromosome 4, bGavSte3.hap2, whole genome shotgun sequence encodes:
- the FRS2 gene encoding fibroblast growth factor receptor substrate 2 — translation MGSCCSCPDKESVPDNHRNKFKVINVDDDGNELGSGIMELTDTELILYTRKRDSVKWHYLCLRRYGYDSNLFSFESGRRCQTGQGIFAFKCARAEELFNMLQEIMQNNSINVVEEPVVERNNHQTELEAPRTPRTPTTPGFNAQSLPNGYPRYPSFGDASSHPSSRHPSVGSARLPSVGEESTHPLLVAEEQVHTYVNTTGVQEERKNRSSVHVPLESKLSNTEPTKVKEDQLCTDDRDAQVLLEPEGVKFVLGPTPVQRQLMEREKLEQLGRDQVSGSSTNNTEWDTGYDSDERRETPSGNKLVYENINRLSIPSASGVRRGRLTSTSTSDTQNINNSAQRRTALLNYENLPSLPPVWEARKLSRDEDDSLGPKTPSLNGYHNNLDPMHNYVNTENVTVPASAHKVEFTRRRDCTPTVFNFDIRRPSLEHRQLNYIQVDLEGGSDSDNPQTPKTPTTPLPQTPTRRTELYAVIDIERTAAMSSLQKALPRDDGTSRKTRHNSTDLPM, via the exons ATGGGTAGCTGTTGTAGCTGTCCAGATAAAGAATCTGTCCCAGATAACCATCGAAACAAGTTTAAG GTTATTAATGTGGATGATGATGGTAATGAACTGGGTTCTGGCATAATGGAACTTACAGATACAGAACTAATTTTGTACACCCGTAAAAGGGACTCTGTAAAATGGCACTACCTCTGTCTCCGTCGCTATGGCTATGACTcaaatcttttctcttttgaaagtGGCCGGAGGTGTCAAACTGGACAAG gaatctttgcttttaaatgtgcCCGTGCAGAAGAGCTGTTTAATATGTTGCAAGAGATAATGCAGAATAATAGCATAAATGTGGTAGAAGAACCAGTAGTAGAAAGGAATAATCATCAAACTGAGTTGGAAGCTCCAAGAACCCCTCGAACGCCTACCA CTCCTGGGTTCAATGCACAAAGTTTACCTAACGGCTATCCCAGATATCCATCTTTTGGAGATGCTTCATCACAtccttccagcagacatcctTCTGTCGGAAGTGCACGCCTCCCCTCTGTCGGTGAAGAATCAACACATCCTTTACTTGTAGCAGAGGAGCAA GTGCACACTTACGTCAACACTACTGGGGtacaagaggaaagaaaaaatcgATCAAGTGTGCATGTGCCACTGGAATCAAAGCTTTCAAACACTGAACCAACTAAAGTGAAAGAAGATCAGTTGTGTACTGATGACAGAGATGCTCAGGTTCTCCTGGAGCCTGAAGGAGTCAAGTTTGTTTTAGGACCAACACCCGTTCAAAGGCAGTTaatggaaagagagaaactggAGCAACTTGGGAGAGACCAAGTTAGCGGCAGCAGCACAAACAACACTGAATGGGACACTGGCTACGACAGTGATGAACGTAGAGAAACACCATCTGGTAATAAATTGgtgtatgaaaatataaataggTTATCAATCCCTAGTGCCTCAGGGGTCAGGAGAGGTCGTTTGACATCAACCAGTACCTCAGACACCCAGAACATTAACAACTCTGCTCAGAGGAGAACTGCGCTGTTGAACTATGAGAACTTGCCATCCTTGCCTCCTGTTTGGGAAGCCCGCAAGCTGAGTAGAGATGAAGATGACAGTTTAGGACCAAAGACCCCATCTCTGAATGGCTACCACAATAACCTAGATCCAATGCATAATTATGTCAATACAGAGAATGTAACAGTACCAGCAAGTGCTCATAAAGTAGAATTTACACGACGTCGGGACTGTACCCCAACAGTCTTTAACTTTGACATTAGGCGTCCAAGTTTAGAACACAGGCAGCTCAACTATATACAGGTTGACTTGGAAGGTGGTAGTGACTCCGACAACCCTCAGACTCCAAAAACCCCCACCACTCCACTTCCGCAAACTCCAACCAGGCGCACAGAGCTGTATGCTGTGATAGACATTGAAAGAACTGCTGCTATGTCAAGCTTGCAAAAAGCACTGCCCCGAGATGATGGTACTTCTAGGAAAACTAGACATAACAGTACTGACCTGCCTATGTGA